One segment of Desulfosudis oleivorans Hxd3 DNA contains the following:
- a CDS encoding metallophosphoesterase family protein: protein MNLIGIMADSHGDVKSMVAGIAALRALGCEPLFHLGDICDSAYPQTTEACVALLRDHDVLAIKGNNEHTVSVNYAGQESPVVSDATALYMGRLPLVRTFFGALFAHSLPFEKELGLSAMVRTMETAEARAFFNCYPHGLLFRGHSHTPQLLWQEKGKILTEAIAPDQQLHLVDRLPCVVTCGALVDGLCMVWQPEDGWIRSIACS, encoded by the coding sequence ATGAACCTGATCGGCATCATGGCCGACAGTCATGGAGACGTGAAGTCCATGGTCGCCGGCATTGCCGCGCTTCGCGCCCTGGGCTGTGAGCCCCTGTTTCACCTGGGCGATATCTGCGACTCCGCCTATCCACAGACCACGGAAGCCTGCGTGGCCCTGCTGCGCGATCACGATGTGCTGGCAATCAAGGGCAACAACGAGCACACGGTTTCCGTCAATTACGCGGGGCAGGAGAGCCCGGTGGTCAGTGATGCCACGGCCCTGTACATGGGCCGGCTGCCGCTGGTGCGCACCTTTTTCGGGGCACTGTTTGCCCACTCCCTGCCCTTTGAAAAAGAGCTGGGCCTGTCGGCCATGGTCCGCACAATGGAAACCGCCGAAGCACGGGCCTTTTTCAATTGCTACCCCCACGGCCTGCTGTTCCGGGGCCACAGCCACACCCCCCAGCTGCTGTGGCAGGAAAAAGGGAAAATCCTTACCGAGGCGATTGCCCCGGACCAGCAGCTCCATCTTGTCGACCGGCTGCCCTGCGTGGTCACCTGCGGCGCCCTGGTGGACGGCCTGTGTATGGTATGGCAACCGGAAGATGGGTGGATCCGGTCCATCGCCTGTTCCTGA